In Citrus sinensis cultivar Valencia sweet orange chromosome 3, DVS_A1.0, whole genome shotgun sequence, the sequence AAGGTTGTGCCTGCAGGCGATAACAATTCGGAACTTCAGCAAATTACTGGAGGAACTAATAAAagaaactataaaataaatgggtaATTGAGACATACCCACGTGACTAAATTTTGTTCATAGGTAGGTCTTGTGGTGCCAATGGCTCTTCTTCCCGTGATCAATTCCAACAAGACAACTCCAAAGGTGTAGACATCCGATTTTACTGTCAATTGACCGGTCCGTTGGTACTCCGGGGCACAATATCCGTAGGTGCCCATCACTCTTGAGGACACGTGTGTCTTGTCCCCAATTGGTCCGAGCTTCGCCAGCCCAAAATCGGAGAGCTTGGCGTTGAATTCACAGTCCAACAAGATGTTTGATGATTTCAAGTCGCGGTAGATGACTGGGGGATTGGCTTTATCATGCAGGTACTCTAGACCTTTTGCTGCTCCTAGTGCTATTTTCATTCTCGTGAACCAATCTATTGGCTTTTGTTCGGGGCCAATGTCTGAAAAATCACACGCATAATGCACCATCATAGAACAAAAGTACActatcattttaatagaaagggcaactattattaatatcattaattaGGGCAAGCAATCGGGAGTAGTAGTCGCAGTACCAAGTAGATGATCTTCGAGGGATCGCAGGGGCATGTACTCGTAAACAAGGAGTCTTTGATCCCCATCAGCACAATAACCAATTAGATTAACTAGATTGTCATGGTGCAACAGACTTAACATCAACACCTCAACAAGAAATTCTTTGTTTCCTTGCAACCCATTCCTGTCAAGTTGCTTCACTGCCACAACCTGATGAATACAAGCAATAGTACCAACCAATGTGATATTTTTGCAAATTAAATCAGTAACTCGATCGATCACATGTGGGGGGGAGGAACAAATTAGTCATCTGTTACCTACCTGGGCAGTCTTTTCAAGTTTGCCTTTGTAAACTCTGCCAAATCCACCTTCACCAATTAGGCATTCTTGTCTAAAATTCTTGGTTGCAGTGGCTAGTTCTCGAAATGTGAAAGTTTGTGCAGCAATGTTATTGTTGCTGGCtgcttctttattattattattattattagcttCCTTATGATCATCTGCAGGTGCCTGAACCGGTTTTGTTTTAAGATTCTCTGcaccaaaaataattaatcaagcTTTTAGAATTAACTTCTTGTTATGATTACtatgatatcaaaattaagAAACCAAAAAGGGCAGattgcaaaaatgaaaacatacGGTGTCTCGGCGCCGGTGAAGCAGGTTCTTTATTGGGAGGAGAGCCAGGGGACAGTTGCAGCTTCTTGCTGGTGTTTATTCTTCTGGAAGAGAAGCAAGAAAAGCAActcattttgattatttattatcaaatttgaaGCCCCCAGCCTAAATCCCCCTGATTGAAGaattgaaagaagaagaagaagaagagaacaTTTAGGTACAATGCAGTTTGGAAAATGACACcaccataaaaaaatgtaaacaaAACACCAGAAAGGTTGGTTATAAAAGTGCTAACAGGAAAAACACAGATAGTAAAACGGCAAGGGAAAATTAACAATCAGAAGAATCAGGGGAAAAAGGGAAagcaaaaaggaaagaaagaaagaaaggaaacGGAAAAGggtttcttgtttttctttttggttaaGCCGTGGAAAATGGGGAAGAAAGAGAGTTTGGCGGGGAATTCTCTGGTTGGTTTTTGTGAGACAAAATTAGACAAAGGGTATTTATTGTATAAGCTAACTGCAATAATAACCCTCTGTTTGCgtctagagagagagagagagagagagagagagagagagggagctGGACATGATTGCCATTGTTATGCATAATTAACTAACCAACGTTATTCGATATtcattattgtgattatattttgagatttgGCCCCTTGCTTTTCATCATGCAGAGAAATGGTTGCCCAcgaatgcaaattaaaagtTGTTGTTCGTATTGCATTCATTACCTGTTgttcatttgaaataaataaataaatagaaatttgaaaattcttaGATGTAAACGATTACAGAAGAGAAGAACTAATCAGAAGTTAAGtactcaaaaaataataaaaagttgaGTTGGAATATATTGCTTTTGTTAAGAGGGGAAATAAAGTTTGTTAAGATATGCGCGCACATCATGAAGATATGGAAGAAGagcaaagaaaattcaaaacagAGGCTGAAGAGCAACGATATTAGACTTAGAGGTTGCCATCTTGAATTCTCAATGATATATGCTTGAGAAAGAGATTGCGGTCGAAATTAGTTAGCTAGCAGCAGCTAGCAGATTTGATATATCTTCTAacaatttattgtttattgcATCCTGGAATTAACAGAATATTATCACGATGATAATGTCAAGCACCATGATGATGGCCTGAATGTCTAATCGAAACAAGAAAATGACATATAAAACTACTAGATAaagaagatatttaaaagaaataacttacaatatatatatatacattctGATATGCAACTTGCAAATCAgtcttattttgaaatataatgaGTAATTATCCAACCATCAAAACTTTTGTATAAATAAAGTTGCATGCTCTGATgtgatatattataattagttgaattaaaatatcatatacCTCACAtgatttatcttataatttatatttttaattcaccAATCATATCATgtcatatctttttttttccgaaTATATTAAACCATAAGGTATCGAAAGATTATATTGGATCTCgactaatttaaatttgagtCGGGTATAACTACTATGACGGTAAAATTCTtccaataaatatttaatacatctgcatttttaaaatttaaactaaaaattttgattaaattagaACAATCTCATATTAACTAATCTACGCGTTTATTGATGCATCATGTCATATCTATTTAAGCAAGTGTTTGCAACTctagaattataattttgtaatacaTGACGGTGACGAGGGATCGAGTCAGGAATTTATTGCAAGTGGGGTTCAAGACATAAGCGTAACTGTGTAATTAATGTTTGAGTTTCACGAAGGGTTATTCTTGAAATTGTAAAAGTAGTAAGGgcattcaaaatattataggACTACGAGAGTTTTATTGATATAAtacatcaaaatttataaaaaaaaaaatgacaaacacAACTCTaacgtttagataaaaaaacaaaaatcccCTAACATTTcgaaaaaagatatttacatCAATATTCACTAACGCAAACAATTACTTTTAACggaaatagtaattttaacaTATAGTTACTATTATACCCTtctaatacataaaaaattattaattgtctAATTTAtccatatattattaataaaattataaatatgccctcattgcccaattcctctatttaatccattatcaatttttatgcCTATTAGATATGttatttaatacaataaaaataagatttttgtaattattattgtaaccagcattttttttattttgttgattatacaagtttaaatgatTGACATGTAGAGAGTTGTTATTCTTATAacattaataactaattttatttatttttattttttagtaattgattaaatttatctGGCTTGAAaagagaatttgataaaaatttaaatagaggaattGGGTAATGatggtatatttataattttattaacaatatatggATAAATTggacaattaataattttttttatgtgttaGAAAGGTATAAcggtaattatatattaaaattattatttctgttAAAAGTAACTGTTTCCATTAGTGAATGAGGgtataaatatctttttaaaaatattaaaggtGTTTTTATCTCTTTGTCTAAACGTTGGGGATgtgtttgtcattttttttttttcgaaacCTGAGGTATTTGCCCCATCTTGCCACAGTAGTGTGGCTCACTCATGGTCACGGACCTCCACACACTAGTACTTTTTTATTCATCAAGATGATCATTTTCAGTGGCGaacctaaaattttgaattagtaGGGTAAATTTCCAACAAACTCAAGATGaataaaaaggataaaaagagaagaaaaaatcttGTTGCTCCATATTACactaattatgattattattattttattaaaccaTCCTCAGCTTTGTGCAATATTAAGCAGTTCATGAAGACATCGAAGCCAGCTTTTTCTTGAGAATTTGGAGATTAATTAAAGCAACAGTGATAATTGTAGCTCAAGAAGCATCAACAGCAAGCTTCAGGCCAGCTTCGCAATGGCCAGGGATACTACAAATGAAATAGTTACGTCCCTTTGATAGTTTGATTTGATCTTTTCCGCTGGAGAAACTCTTCGAGGTTGGTGAAGCCCTGCAGCTCTGGTAGTTATTCCCATCAACAACTGCTACATTGTGAATCGATGCGTCATAGTTGAAAACTGCATGCAGAgagtaattaaatcacaataTTACTGTGAAGGAAtaatgacccaaaaaaaataaaaaaaactcttgGTTTGTTTCTATGAACTATAATCAGTGGCGGATCTAGGAGTTTGGTTCAATGGACCAAGGGGGCATACTCAAAGAAATTACAAACATGATtgagcaaaagaaaaagaacttcAAATCAAAGGGGACAAGAACataaaaatctcattaaaaagggctaaaattttaattagtttatattatttctttcatcaatGGTGTTGAagttatgaaataattaaacaataacaTTACGTATCAATGTCATACAACATAATGTCacccattaaattattgtttaaaaaatagtatagtaactaaaataaataggaggaagatgataattttttttttaaaaataaaggtatAATGGGTGATGGGATGGTACTGAGTGTGTCGCCGGCCTTAAACTGTTTGCCATTGGCCCAACTTTGAATGTTGTAGGTCCAGCCTGAAGTGTCACCGACGGTGAAAGTACTGGTTGCCTCAGTACTATGAAACCGAAGAAAGAGCAAAACAATCAAGGTGGCTGCAACAGTTGTGGCTTGGCTTGCACTGCATCTTCCCTGGGCCTGGCGAGCCATTCGTATAGTGACGGTAGAAGAAACTCTTTAAGTTTATAAATGGGGTTCACAAAATGAAGAGCATAATCAGCTGCTTTTATACAGACTTTGTAACACACAGTAAGGTGCCGGTCCTTGCTAGAAACATTATGCCGGTTGGTGAGATGggaattaaaaacaaaagaaagggTCATCCTGGGAatcttttacatttaattaGTGTGTAAAGTTGGTTTGTTGTTTGGTTCCTGCGAGTCTGTCGACTGTGAGTGACGCTGATGCGTCACCTACAATTTTCTTCATTCAGGATACGCCGTGGGCCTTGAAAGATTGCAGGTTGTTCACATGCATTATTGCAAAGGACAAGAACCTGctgttaattttgttttgatggctgaagaagaaatgtatatttatgtttGGTTTGGGGAGCTAGAGATTCTGACTAACTTCGATGACTCCTTCGTTTATGTTGTCTTTTACCTCCTTTTTCCAATCAATCAATACAGGCATAAGCGTCCCTCGGACACGGAATATTGAATCAATTCAATTGAGACCAAAACACATCAGGATTTCACACCTGCTAGCATTACTAGgtgtcaaaataatttaaaaataaaataaaattgatacaaCTGTAGATCACTAGAAAATCACAATATGTCACAGTCGTACACAAGAACGTCGCTTATGTGTTCAGTGATACATCGACTTCCATGTTGGAATCTGTTAAAATGATGTCTTTAGAGTTGTCAGCTTTCGGGTGATCCAGAGTATCAAACTGTATGCTCACGTGCAGAGGTTTCACAAAGATAACATCTCTCAAATCTTGGTTTGATTTCAACAAGAACCGAATGAATGAATCCCTTTGCATCGCTCCACTTCTGCCGAGTTTTAAAATATCAGATATCCTTGCTGCATATTTCTCCCGACCGTCGTCTTGTTGATCTGGATATCTCCTAAGTTTTAAGTACAGTGCGGCAGAAATAATGACCTGAGAAGTAGTCAAGAACAAAGAGATTAGTATCATTTAACATCATCCAGGCTGCACGAAAAATgtacttaattatttatttagccATACAAACAATAAACAAAGAATTTACTTTCCAAAAAGTAAATCGGTTCAGCATCTAACTTTAACTGTTGGCAAGCTTGCAGCAAAGCTGTctgaaaatttaaatctaCCACTCACTGATTTATCATTGTTTTTCAGTGGAATGATTGAAACAACCCAAGAAATGATCATGTTTGTTCCGAAATCTAAAAAgtatcattttttcattagGTAAATGCAAATTATATCTGTAAAATTGCAAATAGATTTCCTTCTGTGTTCTGGTGAACTCTTCTTGACCATGAaattcagaaaagaaaaaaaaaatattacaaagcAGACAGATAGGAAGggagagaggagagagaaagaaagatgcaGCATACTTCACTAGTTCCCGGACTTGTATTGACAGCACAATCAATGTGAACTGTGTCGTCTTCAGACCTCAAATCTGAAGTTGTGGTTTCATCTTCAATATTTGATTCTGATTCAGGAGTTGAAAGGGCAAGGGTATCCAACTCATCATACCACTGCTGGGCTACACCAACCTGCACGCACCCATATACTGAATTGGTTAGCTACTAGAAGTACAGAACTAGCAGAACCaagaataattatatcaaatagatagaaagaaagaaaggaaaaaacaaaaggagggaggaaaaaaagaaatgcaatGCAGGAACCTTCTCCAAGGATCCTGCTACGTCCTCTGCCCTCAGGACTACAGAAGCAGTTCCTCTGGCCTGGCGCCATATACAGCTTTCTTGTAATGATTCAACAAGCTCAGTGTCTGAGGGGATGTCTACATTGACTTTGATATCAATCCTACCTGTCACAACAAAATTAAGGATCATGATAGTTAATTAACAGCACCAcaactaaaagataaaattgaaatgaggTTAGGTGGCTTTTGTCTTTTGGGAAGGTTTTTGCTTCTATTTCAGATGTTGAGACTGTTTTAGCCTTCCAAGATAGAAACTTTCTGTTTGGAGATCCTCTCTTATTTGTAAATTCTGAAGCTGTGTCTGGGACTAGTGGACGTCTTGTTCACCTTTCGTAACTCTCTCTATATTCAATCTacttgacttttttttttcttgaaagaaacgaaaatatataattgaaatgGTAATGCTGACAAATAGGTAAGGCAACTTGTGAACGCAgattaaatcaaattgaaattgtaCTGGAATTAAGACATCGCTAAATTGTTTGAAAAAGTTGTTCTTTCTCATGCACGATGACATAAAAAAcagtaaagataaaatatagaCTTAATGTTAGCATTTAACTTTACATacagaaaatatttatgtacCTGGCAGCAAGCTCCACTGTTGAATATGATCAGTCCATGACCCCTGATGTCCACCAGCACTGTCAAACAGCCAGAAAATTAGCAAAATGAATATGAGCAAAAGGTCAATCATCACCGTCACATCAGGGAAAAATGAATAGTATTGGAATCACAAAGTTCGGAAAGATTTTGAATAAATCATCCAACAAGTGAAAGACTTAAGGAAGAAAAGAGCTCATCTGGCACACAGACTGAAATGCCGGTACACAATCAACATTTAAGAAATACTTACACAGCATAAACTCTCTCCAAAGGGAATGCGAACCAATAAGGTAATCCAAGGGTcgcaaaatttgaaaactggAAGTTTGAACAGACTCCAGATTCTCTATTCAATCTCATAATTCTCTGTCCAACTTAAGAACACCTGAAGAAATGAGCAATAGGATACAAACCATGGAATAGATAAACATTTAACCCATAAAGTCAAATCTAATTTCGTACCTATGTCACACAAGAGTATGTGATTTTGAAAGGCTATTGAAGATGATATCAGACCAGCATAAGGAAGCTCCTTCAGTGAGCAGCTAGAATCAATTTGATGCAGCAACCAATCTTGTGGCATCTGTTTCAAGAGGAATACTTTCTCCATGACCAACACTCCACAGATCTCCAATACCTTAGAAAATCCTATTGGAGCATAGATGAAGTAATATTAGAATGAATAAATGGACATTTGACATAAAAGAAACCATTCAGAAAACCAATATTGACCTTTGACAGCTTCTTTTATTTCTCCTGAAGCCAAATCCATGATCCATAGAGTTTCAAAGCTGCACataaaaccaaaatattatACCATTCCTTAGATTAAGCACATGGAATCTAGGCAACAGCATTGTTTCTGCAAGTTAGTAGTTTGCTACATCTCAAACATTGTCCAAAACAATTGACTTTGACCAATATATGAGCAAATTGACAATCAAGATCACGAGCCAGCTTTGGATCTTGGACAATCCCAACTCAGCATTTTAAAATGAACAAACATCAGAAATGCACATCCCAATATGCTTTGGACATACAGTAATTACAGAGGAATTACTGATGTTTCAAACTGCTTTTATCTtgtattttagtattttagcGAGCTTTCAAAGATGTAATTAGGTTTGCCATTCCTTTAAAACAGTTGCGATGACTCATATGGTGTTGCTCTTATTGATCAAGAACTAACAAGGAATGGATCCTTTACCAGCgattgataattaaaagattatcATCCTCAGACTTCATCAGATGCCAAGGAAACATCAGTGGTTGGGGATCAAACTCTTCGGACTTTGTATCATTGTCCCTTTCAAAACCCAGCTTCTTCATTATCCAGGCCcataaactattatttttcttactaATGCCACTTGTCGGATAGACTGTCTCCAAAATCCGCCTTCCCATGTCAGCTCTCCTGATGGCATGATTCTTAGTAGATAAGCAGCAACAAAGGGTCAATACCAAGCggaataaaagaagaagaaacggaaaaatgaaaatgatattataaatgtaaatatatacGAAAAAATTTCAGGTAATTATATAAAGGGCAGGATCAACAGTCACACTTTTATACACAAATTCTCAGCCATCAGATCACAATAATTTTGAAGGCTAAGATTATTGCTGAGAAggattatttttgagaagatAAACAGCCAACTGATTATGGACCCTACAATTACTATTAATGCTCCTACTTTCTCTCCTTGTTCATCTCACCAATCTTTAAATTCAGTTTTGGTgagtggtttttttttattgttattttttctttgctttggAAAATCTGATAACATTATACCAGAAACTataattttcctctttttGCAGCCAAAGGACGAGGACCTAATAAGAAGCAACAGATGCGGATGTGCtttttgtatattaaaaaatagaggacaaatgtcaaaaatttgcccaaaaataaaaacatgcgAACAAAATGAAGCAATGAATCAAAAAGCTAAagcatgtatatatatattctcacAAAGAAGACATTTTGGAAAGGGGAAAGGGGGGACGGGAGGCTAAAACAATTATACATGTATAAAGAAATGGAGTGATTAAGAATTTATCAACTGTCTTGTCCTAAACCCATctgtattataaataaaatactaagaAAAGGAATAACTATAAGGACATTGACAGCATaattaaagagaaagaagGAAGTGATATTATTTGAGACGACAGAAAagttaaattcatttaacaGCGaactaaagaagaaaatataaaaataattttcaaataaatacatCACATGTTACTCaaccaaattcaaaatcacaaatcaaatatttgaatGCATACCTCTGAATCTACAATGTACAAGCAATCATCATCCTTATGATAAAAGGAAGCTGCAGGACGCATCAACTTGGAAGATTCAAATTCACCATCCTCAAAACCTGGGCAAGAACCAATCTGAAATATAAAAGATATAAGTGGGATCTAagctttatttattctttatttcatCCACTGGAAGATTATGCCA encodes:
- the LOC102622067 gene encoding basic blue protein-like — translated: MARQAQGRCSASQATTVAATLIVLLFLRFHSTEATSTFTVGDTSGWTYNIQSWANGKQFKAGDTLIFNYDASIHNVAVVDGNNYQSCRASPTSKSFSSGKDQIKLSKGRNYFICSIPGHCEAGLKLAVDAS
- the LOC102610287 gene encoding probable serine/threonine-protein kinase PBL25, which encodes MSCFSCFSSRRINTSKKLQLSPGSPPNKEPASPAPRHQNLKTKPVQAPADDHKEANNNNNNKEAASNNNIAAQTFTFRELATATKNFRQECLIGEGGFGRVYKGKLEKTAQVVAVKQLDRNGLQGNKEFLVEVLMLSLLHHDNLVNLIGYCADGDQRLLVYEYMPLRSLEDHLLDIGPEQKPIDWFTRMKIALGAAKGLEYLHDKANPPVIYRDLKSSNILLDCEFNAKLSDFGLAKLGPIGDKTHVSSRVMGTYGYCAPEYQRTGQLTVKSDVYTFGVVLLELITGRRAIGTTRPTYEQNLVTWAQPFFKDPNRYPQLADPLLQGEFPVRGLNQAVAVSAMCVQEESSVRPLMSDVVSALSFLGSDPDADTATAPVPHKPPPCDHQNMNMMDQNGYYQDEEKSQMERKRAVAEAIQWGCNSRHVATSM
- the LOC102622369 gene encoding uncharacterized protein LOC102622369 produces the protein MKMALRNGCLRRISRFLPHIYSGSHFQQSRRAIINSLASSLIPFPPECEQISRNGVNFSFSTIAQASPAESLSRSDTLSFIESTFNEFQGPHHLWFNIVEDNIHFFKRGGALLVLAGRFVDNCDSLIAGCDTVVTFEKVKSIQQSFPQLQVIGFLHGCSTISAVDQTRLVEMLMKEYITFPILLSNKNFPQMENGACYLLSKDFGNARVFHENSLDIDTLNKAVEELIMQQQENSSSPSGLKCTWAKQAEVLKEPHACSSVRNLLLHFPGCISADESGNRLFLSDSNHHRIIVFDGNGKILDCIGSCPGFEDGEFESSKLMRPAASFYHKDDDCLYIVDSENHAIRRADMGRRILETVYPTSGISKKNNSLWAWIMKKLGFERDNDTKSEEFDPQPLMFPWHLMKSEDDNLLIINRCFETLWIMDLASGEIKEAVKGFSKVLEICGVLVMEKVFLLKQMPQDWLLHQIDSSCSLKELPYAGLISSSIAFQNHILLCDIVGQRIMRLNRESGVCSNFQFSNFATLGLPYWFAFPLERVYAVAGGHQGSWTDHIQQWSLLPGRIDIKVNVDIPSDTELVESLQESCIWRQARGTASVVLRAEDVAGSLEKVGVAQQWYDELDTLALSTPESESNIEDETTTSDLRSEDDTVHIDCAVNTSPGTSEVIISAALYLKLRRYPDQQDDGREKYAARISDILKLGRSGAMQRDSFIRFLLKSNQDLRDVIFVKPLHVSIQFDTLDHPKADNSKDIILTDSNMEVDVSLNT